The nucleotide window GTCGCCATGTCCTGCGGGTGTTCGTAGATGAACGAGCCCCGAATGTTCAGCTGCCGCTGGACGATATGGAAGCTCGACGCGCCGAGGTGGTGCTGATCTTCCCCGACGATCGTGACCTTCGCAAACGGCGCCAGATGGTCGACGACGGCGGCGAGTCCCTCCGGGACTCCCGCCGCATCGATGACGACCTCGGGAGCAGGGCTGCGCCCGGGGACGAAGGCCCGGGCCCCGAGTTCGGTCGCCAACTGCAGCCGGGCTGCGTCCGGCTCACTCACCCACGGTCGGTATCCGCGGTCGACGAGGATGAGGGTCGCCAGCAGTCCCTGCGCTCCGGCGCCGATGACGAGGACATCTTCCCCTCCCCGCAGCTCGGTGCGGCGGATCGCCGCGGAAGCTACGGTCAGCGGTTCGGCGCAGACGGCGCGCTCGACGGGGATGCCGGCCGGCAGGCGGTGGCAGAATTCGCTGGGATGATCGACCACCTCGGCGAGGAATCCTGGTTGCGTGAGCACCCCGGCGCTCAGCCGGGATGCGCATGCCGAGGTCACGCCTCGGCGGCAGTACTCGCACTGCCCGCAGGTGATGTTCGGTTCGAGGGCGACCCCGTCACCGATCGCCCATCCCTCGACCCCGGGCCCCACCTCGGCGATCTCACCGATGCCTTCATGGCCGAGTCGCCACGGCAGCTCCGGAGGCGTCCTGGATCCCGCGGCGAGGCTGAGGTCAGTGCCGCAGATTCCCACCGCACGCATCCGCACCCGCACCTGCCCAGCGGCAGGAGGTCCCTGCGGAGCAGGCCGGTCGACGACCTCGACGTGCCCGGCAGCGGTGATCTCAACCGACCGGATCGACCGGACCGCCCCGGGAGACGAAACGGCGGCGGCGAAGGAGGCGCGGCGAACCATCAGGCGGTCACTGCCTGCGCGGATTCGGCGGTGCGACGTTCGGCGCGGCGGCCGATCTGCCATTTCCGGACCAGGCGCACGGCGATCCCGATCGAGATGAGGCAGCCGCCGCCGAGGTAGGCCGCCACGAGGTACCAGGTCCCGTTGCCGAGTCCGACGAGGAACGTCGCGATGAACGGAGTGAAGCCGCCGGCGATGGCACTGGCGAGCTGGTAGCCGACGCCGGCGCCGCTGTAGCGGAATTCGGGGCTGAACATCTCGGCGAACAGCGGCTGCTGGACGCTGACGACGGCATCGTGGGCGATGTTGATGAGCAGCACCGCGAAGATGACGATGCCGACGATGTTGCCGGCCTCGAGGAAGAGGAAGAACGGCACGGCGCTGATGAGGCCGATGACGCCGCCTGTGAGGTAGACCCGCAGCCGTCCGTAGCGGTCGGAGAGGTAGGCGAAGGCGGGGATCGTGATGATGCCGAGGCCGCCGACGAGGAGGGTGATGTTGAGCATGATCTGCCGGTCGAGGCCGAGCTGCTCGGTCGAGTACGACAGGGCGAAGGTCGTGACGATGTACATGGTCAGCAGCTCGATGAAGCGCAGTCCGACGATCTGGAAGATCTGTGCGGGGTAGCGTTTGAAGGCCTCCAAGATCGGCAGCTTCGCGGTCTTGTCGGTCTTCGCGTTCTTCACACGCTCGAGGTACTCTTCGGATTCCTCGACGCCGGCGCGGATCCACAGCCCGACGAGGACGAGGACGGCGCTGAAGAAGAACGGGATGCGCCAGCCCCAGGCGAGGAACGCCTCGGCGGAGAAGTTGCTGCTGAGCAGGGCGACGAGCCCGGTGGCCAGCAGCAGTCCGAAGGAATAGCCGATCTGGACTCCGCTGGAGAAGAAGGCGCGCAGCTTCGGTGGTGCGCTCTCGACGGCCATGAGGGCGGCACCGCCCCATTCGCCCCCGACGGCGATGCCCTGGATGCAGCGCAGCAGCACGAGCAGGGCGGGAGCGAGCCAGCCGATGGACTGATAGGTCGGCAGGAATCCGATGAGCGCTGTGGCCACTCCCATGATCGTCATCGTCCAGACGAGCATGGACTTCCGGCCGAGGCGGTCGCCGAAGTGGCCGAAGATGATGCCGCCGAGCGGGCGGAAGACGAATCCGACGCCGAAGGTTGCGAATGCCGCCAGGGTTCCGGCGTGGGAGCTGTAGTCGGGGAAGAACAGCTCGCCGAACACCAGTGCGGCGACGATTCCGTAGAGGAGGAAGTCGTACCATTCGACGACGGCGCCGATGAACGATCCCGCGGCGGCCCGTCTGGCCCGCTTGAGTTCCGCGGTGGCCCCCGGGCTTGTGTGTTCCGCTGCTGACATGGGCATTCCCCTTCGAATGGTGCCCCCGCGGTTCCTCCGCGATGAGGGCGTGTTCGTGCTTGTCGCAGATCACAGTACCACGATGTGCGCTTTTTGCACACATGTACGCATAGCGCACAATGCACAGCGGTTCGGCTCTTCCCGATACCCTGGAACGGTGAAGTCAGAGAAGAATTCAGGAGCACAGGCGTCCACCGGCGACCACTACGTCAAGTCTGCCGAAAAGACGCTGTCCGTGCTGCTCGCGTTCACCGCTGACAATCCGCGCCTGTCGGTCACTCAGGTCGCCGAGGCGACCCATCTGACGAGGGCCGCGGCCCGCCGGTTCCTGCTCACACTCGTCGACCTCGGGTATCTCACCACCGACGGCACCCAGTTCTCACTCACCCCGCGCGTGCTCGACATCGGTGCGGGGTTCCTGGCCGGACTCGATCTTCCGAAGGTCGCGCAGCCGCATCTCAACCGGCTCGCCAACGACCTCGACGAATCCGCGACGCTGAGCATCCTCGACGAGGACGACATCGTCTATATCGCACGTGCCACCGCCCCGAGGCTGCACACCGTCACGGTCAACCTCGGCAATCGTCTGCCCGCGTGGGCGACATCGATGGGCCGGATCCTCGTCTCCGAGCTGCCGCCCGAGGATCGGCAGGCATTCCTCGACCGCACCGAGATCTCGACGTTCACCGACCGGACCGTGTCCTCACGCGACGAGCTCGGCAAGGAGCTCGAACGCATCCGCGAACAGGGATGGTGCCTTGTGTCCCAGGAGCTCGATGAGGGGCTGCGGGGCCTCGCCGTGCCCGTTCGCCGCGGGGACACCACCCTGGCCGCGGTCAATGTCTCGCTGCACACCTCCCACCTGCGCGGACTCTCGATCGAAGACGATGTCGTTCCCCGCTTGCAGGCGGTCGCGGTCTCGATCGCTGAGGATTTCGGCGGACGCTCGCAATGACTCGCAGCGGCTGCAACGTGGCGCCGGCACCGGCTCTCCCCGAGCGTGCCCGGCTTCACCTGACCGACCTTGCGCCGTTTCGCCTGACCGGCTGAGTGTGTCAACCCCATTTGGCCCC belongs to Brevibacterium spongiae and includes:
- a CDS encoding zinc-dependent alcohol dehydrogenase, giving the protein MVRRASFAAAVSSPGAVRSIRSVEITAAGHVEVVDRPAPQGPPAAGQVRVRMRAVGICGTDLSLAAGSRTPPELPWRLGHEGIGEIAEVGPGVEGWAIGDGVALEPNITCGQCEYCRRGVTSACASRLSAGVLTQPGFLAEVVDHPSEFCHRLPAGIPVERAVCAEPLTVASAAIRRTELRGGEDVLVIGAGAQGLLATLILVDRGYRPWVSEPDAARLQLATELGARAFVPGRSPAPEVVIDAAGVPEGLAAVVDHLAPFAKVTIVGEDQHHLGASSFHIVQRQLNIRGSFIYEHPQDMATAVELLKRLPTEAIVGPGRSLDEVPELLGARSGGIDSVAGGARQPGSAGGSRRPGVKQWVDLRG
- the shiA gene encoding shikimate transporter, whose amino-acid sequence is MSAAEHTSPGATAELKRARRAAAGSFIGAVVEWYDFLLYGIVAALVFGELFFPDYSSHAGTLAAFATFGVGFVFRPLGGIIFGHFGDRLGRKSMLVWTMTIMGVATALIGFLPTYQSIGWLAPALLVLLRCIQGIAVGGEWGGAALMAVESAPPKLRAFFSSGVQIGYSFGLLLATGLVALLSSNFSAEAFLAWGWRIPFFFSAVLVLVGLWIRAGVEESEEYLERVKNAKTDKTAKLPILEAFKRYPAQIFQIVGLRFIELLTMYIVTTFALSYSTEQLGLDRQIMLNITLLVGGLGIITIPAFAYLSDRYGRLRVYLTGGVIGLISAVPFFLFLEAGNIVGIVIFAVLLINIAHDAVVSVQQPLFAEMFSPEFRYSGAGVGYQLASAIAGGFTPFIATFLVGLGNGTWYLVAAYLGGGCLISIGIAVRLVRKWQIGRRAERRTAESAQAVTA
- a CDS encoding IclR family transcriptional regulator domain-containing protein, whose product is MKSEKNSGAQASTGDHYVKSAEKTLSVLLAFTADNPRLSVTQVAEATHLTRAAARRFLLTLVDLGYLTTDGTQFSLTPRVLDIGAGFLAGLDLPKVAQPHLNRLANDLDESATLSILDEDDIVYIARATAPRLHTVTVNLGNRLPAWATSMGRILVSELPPEDRQAFLDRTEISTFTDRTVSSRDELGKELERIREQGWCLVSQELDEGLRGLAVPVRRGDTTLAAVNVSLHTSHLRGLSIEDDVVPRLQAVAVSIAEDFGGRSQ